From Proteiniborus sp. MB09-C3, the proteins below share one genomic window:
- the glpX gene encoding class II fructose-bisphosphatase: MDRNLALNLVRVTEAAALSSARYLGRGDKNAADQAAVDGMRKMFDTLNIDGIVVIGEGEMDEAPMLYIGEQIGRCINNSLKVDIAVDPVDGTTAVAKGLPNAIAVVAMAPRGCLLHAPDMYMDKIAVGPKAAGKIDIEAPVEENLIAVAKALNKDISDLTVTIIDRPRHAELIDKVRKAGARIKLFTDGDVAAAMATCFEHAGVDILLGIGGAPEGVIAAAALKCMGGEFQGKLYPMNDEERQRCIKMGVEDINKVLTMDDLVKGNEVFFAATGISDGELLRGVVYHQNNVAKTHSMVARSETGTVRFIDTIHRLDKKPEYAK, encoded by the coding sequence ATGGACAGAAATCTGGCTTTGAATTTAGTAAGGGTTACAGAAGCGGCTGCATTATCCAGCGCAAGGTACTTAGGTAGAGGAGATAAAAACGCAGCAGACCAAGCTGCAGTAGACGGTATGAGGAAGATGTTTGATACTCTTAATATCGACGGTATTGTAGTTATTGGCGAAGGAGAAATGGATGAGGCTCCTATGCTTTATATAGGAGAGCAAATCGGCAGATGTATAAATAATAGCCTAAAGGTAGATATTGCAGTGGATCCAGTAGATGGAACTACAGCAGTGGCAAAGGGATTACCAAATGCTATTGCAGTAGTGGCTATGGCTCCAAGAGGCTGTTTACTTCATGCACCAGACATGTATATGGATAAAATAGCTGTAGGGCCAAAGGCAGCAGGTAAAATTGACATAGAAGCACCTGTAGAAGAAAATCTAATAGCAGTGGCTAAGGCTTTGAACAAGGACATATCTGATTTAACTGTTACAATAATAGATAGACCAAGACATGCTGAGCTTATAGATAAGGTAAGAAAAGCAGGAGCTAGAATAAAGCTATTTACGGATGGAGACGTGGCAGCAGCTATGGCTACTTGCTTTGAACATGCGGGAGTTGATATACTTTTAGGAATAGGTGGAGCACCGGAAGGAGTAATTGCAGCAGCAGCATTAAAATGCATGGGCGGAGAGTTCCAAGGGAAGCTATATCCAATGAATGATGAGGAAAGACAAAGATGTATTAAAATGGGCGTAGAAGATATAAATAAAGTACTTACTATGGACGACTTAGTTAAAGGAAACGAAGTGTTTTTTGCAGCTACAGGTATTTCAGATGGCGAGCTGCTAAGAGGCGTAGTCTACCATCAAAACAATGTGGCTAAGACTCATTCAATGGTAGCAAGATCAGAAACTGGAACTGTTAGATTTATTGATACTATTCATAGACTAGATAAAAAGCCTGAATATGCGAAATAA
- a CDS encoding amidohydrolase, producing MLIKNVIVLTMNSNKDIIENGVVVIDNDVIVDIGGNELLSKYPDHEIIDGEEGILVPGFVNAHTHCAMTAFRSLGDDVADRLKRYLFPLEKMLVDKELVSLGSKYGICEMALSGVTTFADMYYYEDEVAKSTKEVGLRGVLGETIVDFVAPDADKAYEGLDYCQWFIDKWKEDELIIPSVAPHAPYTNDTEHLQKALNLAESKDVPILMHIAEMTYESEKYMKEYNLTPVQYLDKIGVLNSRMVGAHLIYVNNEDLRILKEKEVGISHNIGANAKGAHGVAPAYKMYNMNLKLGLGTDGPMSGNTLDIFTQMGLVAKIHKLVNNDRTIFSADQIVEMATLGGARALNLDSKIGSIEIGKKADLVIVETKSINMQPIYDYYSVLVYSANASNVSTVIVNGKVIVKDKALLTQDYSILTNEFKNIKNRVMSAARSL from the coding sequence ATGCTGATAAAAAATGTAATTGTTTTAACTATGAACTCTAATAAGGATATAATTGAAAACGGTGTAGTTGTTATTGATAATGATGTTATTGTAGATATTGGTGGAAACGAATTATTGAGCAAATACCCTGACCATGAAATCATAGATGGAGAAGAAGGTATACTGGTTCCAGGCTTTGTAAATGCACATACTCACTGTGCCATGACAGCTTTTAGAAGTCTTGGAGATGATGTTGCTGACAGATTAAAGAGATATTTATTTCCTTTAGAGAAAATGCTGGTAGACAAAGAATTAGTTTCTCTAGGGTCCAAATACGGTATCTGTGAAATGGCCTTATCAGGAGTGACTACCTTTGCTGATATGTACTACTATGAGGATGAAGTAGCAAAATCAACTAAAGAGGTTGGTCTAAGAGGAGTACTGGGAGAAACCATAGTGGACTTCGTAGCTCCTGATGCAGACAAAGCCTATGAGGGATTGGATTATTGCCAGTGGTTCATTGACAAGTGGAAGGAGGATGAATTGATTATTCCTTCTGTTGCACCTCATGCACCATATACTAATGATACTGAGCACCTGCAAAAAGCCCTTAACCTTGCTGAGAGCAAAGATGTTCCTATATTGATGCACATAGCAGAAATGACTTATGAAAGTGAAAAGTATATGAAGGAGTATAATTTAACTCCTGTGCAATATTTAGATAAAATAGGAGTCTTAAACTCTAGAATGGTTGGTGCACATCTTATATACGTAAATAATGAAGATTTAAGAATATTAAAGGAAAAAGAAGTAGGTATTTCACATAATATTGGTGCTAATGCTAAAGGAGCACATGGTGTTGCACCTGCATATAAGATGTATAATATGAATTTGAAGCTTGGATTAGGTACAGACGGACCTATGAGTGGCAATACTTTAGATATATTTACTCAGATGGGATTAGTTGCAAAAATACATAAGCTAGTGAACAATGACAGAACAATTTTTTCAGCAGATCAAATAGTGGAAATGGCTACATTAGGTGGAGCAAGAGCTTTAAATTTAGATAGTAAAATCGGCTCAATAGAAATAGGAAAAAAAGCAGACTTGGTAATAGTTGAAACTAAATCCATAAATATGCAGCCCATCTATGATTATTATTCAGTATTAGTGTATTCAGCCAATGCCAGCAATGTCTCCACAGTTATAGTTAATGGAAAAGTCATTGTAAAGGATAAGGCTTTACTTACTCAAGATTACAGTATTTTGACTAATGAATTTAAAAATATAAAAAACAGAGTAATGTCTGCTGCTAGGAGCTTATAA
- a CDS encoding ABC transporter substrate-binding protein: MKKISLLLVLLIALSMFMVACSPAADDNKPNGDNSEQGNSGKPTELVISTWGFNEDLLRKNIYEPFEKANNVKIVLEVGNNADRLNKLRLGSSNVDIIQIAEGFAIQAISEGLFEKIDRSNIPNIENLYDVAKAPFGEDYGPAYTVGRYGIMYDEAKVSKPIESWADLWDESLAKQITVPDITTTAGPFMPFIVADVEGLDVKKDTDAIFGKIKALDNNIVKIYSKSSEVVNMFSQGEVSVVAGQDFSFGQVKEAVPTAKWVDPKEGAYAVVNTINIVKGTKNKELAEKFIDWILSEEVQKANAIDKVDSPANKNVVLTEEEAEGLTYGADVIDKLILADWDYINSVNSEWIERWNKEITSGN; the protein is encoded by the coding sequence ATGAAGAAGATTAGCTTATTATTAGTACTATTAATAGCATTGTCAATGTTTATGGTGGCATGTTCACCTGCAGCAGATGACAATAAACCTAATGGTGACAACTCAGAACAAGGGAACTCAGGTAAACCTACAGAATTAGTTATTTCAACTTGGGGATTTAATGAAGATTTATTAAGAAAGAATATCTATGAACCATTTGAAAAGGCTAATAATGTAAAGATTGTATTAGAAGTAGGCAACAATGCTGACAGACTTAACAAACTAAGACTAGGCAGCAGCAATGTGGATATTATTCAAATAGCAGAAGGCTTTGCAATCCAAGCAATATCAGAAGGATTATTTGAAAAGATTGACCGTTCAAATATACCAAATATAGAAAATCTATATGATGTTGCTAAGGCACCATTTGGTGAAGATTATGGTCCTGCATATACTGTAGGAAGATATGGAATCATGTATGATGAAGCTAAAGTAAGTAAGCCAATTGAATCATGGGCTGACCTTTGGGATGAATCTCTAGCTAAACAGATAACAGTTCCAGATATCACAACAACGGCTGGACCTTTCATGCCTTTCATAGTAGCTGATGTAGAAGGTCTTGATGTTAAAAAAGACACAGATGCAATTTTTGGCAAGATTAAAGCTTTAGACAATAATATAGTAAAGATTTATTCTAAATCATCTGAGGTCGTAAACATGTTCAGCCAAGGTGAAGTATCTGTAGTTGCTGGACAAGACTTCTCATTTGGCCAAGTTAAAGAAGCAGTTCCTACAGCAAAATGGGTAGATCCTAAGGAAGGTGCTTATGCTGTAGTAAATACAATCAATATAGTAAAAGGCACTAAAAACAAAGAATTAGCTGAAAAGTTTATAGATTGGATTCTAAGTGAAGAAGTTCAGAAAGCTAATGCGATTGATAAAGTAGATTCACCAGCTAATAAAAATGTAGTACTTACAGAAGAAGAAGCTGAAGGATTGACATATGGTGCTGATGTAATAGATAAATTGATATTAGCAGACTGGGATTACATTAACAGCGTTAATAGCGAATGGATAGAAAGATGGAATAAGGAAATAACAAGTGGCAATTAA
- a CDS encoding ABC transporter ATP-binding protein, producing MSLINLEKITVAYGNNVILKDLDLKVEKGQLVSLLGPSGCGKTTTLRLIAGFLDSQGGKFIFDGKDYSNIPVHKRNFGFVFQSYALFPHLSVYDNVAFGLNLRKVGKSETRKRVLEILEIVDLLPLEKRFPAELSGGQRQRVALARALVIKPDLLLLDEPLSNLDAKLRVKMRVEIRKIQQELGITTVYVTHDQEECFSISDSVAIMNNGVIEQMDEPSTIYKYPTSEFVARFVGFENFVDLKLISKKDKSLELKANNDTSFIVDNLDMYDSIEPSKGVIRPDDLIISSINSNESTNMINGKILVRTFLGRDYQYEVETELGTFLVNHEALETFEVGDKVSVYFPKDKIILVK from the coding sequence ATGTCACTGATTAACTTAGAAAAAATAACTGTTGCTTATGGTAACAATGTTATTTTAAAAGATTTAGACTTAAAGGTAGAAAAAGGTCAGCTTGTGTCTTTATTAGGACCTAGTGGCTGTGGTAAGACTACTACATTAAGATTGATTGCAGGTTTCTTAGATTCGCAAGGTGGAAAATTTATCTTTGATGGCAAAGATTATTCTAATATTCCTGTTCATAAGAGAAATTTCGGATTTGTTTTTCAGAGCTATGCATTATTTCCACACCTAAGTGTATATGACAATGTAGCTTTTGGATTGAATCTTAGAAAGGTTGGCAAGTCTGAAACGAGAAAAAGAGTTTTAGAAATACTCGAAATCGTAGATTTACTTCCTCTTGAAAAGAGATTTCCAGCAGAGCTATCAGGTGGTCAAAGGCAAAGAGTTGCTTTGGCAAGAGCTTTAGTAATTAAGCCCGACCTGTTATTGTTGGATGAGCCCTTAAGTAATCTAGATGCCAAATTGAGAGTGAAAATGAGGGTTGAAATAAGAAAAATACAGCAGGAGCTAGGTATTACAACTGTATATGTAACTCATGATCAGGAAGAGTGTTTCTCTATTTCAGATAGTGTTGCCATCATGAACAATGGTGTTATTGAGCAGATGGATGAGCCATCAACGATTTACAAGTATCCAACAAGTGAATTCGTAGCAAGATTTGTTGGCTTTGAGAACTTTGTCGATTTAAAGCTGATTTCTAAAAAGGACAAATCCTTAGAGCTAAAAGCCAATAATGATACTAGCTTTATTGTAGATAATTTAGATATGTATGATAGTATAGAACCTTCTAAAGGAGTTATAAGGCCAGATGATTTAATAATTAGCAGTATAAACTCCAATGAAAGTACTAACATGATAAATGGAAAGATACTAGTTAGAACATTTCTGGGAAGGGATTATCAATACGAGGTAGAGACAGAGCTTGGAACCTTCCTTGTAAACCACGAGGCTCTAGAGACCTTTGAAGTAGGCGATAAAGTAAGTGTCTACTTCCCTAAAGATAAGATTATTTTAGTAAAATAA
- a CDS encoding ABC transporter permease, protein MNKKSTGLRVFAFLVYFFLLAPLVIIFATSFGPDKSLIFPPKGFSLKWMANIFKIEMFRKTFLISMQLSIIGTIIALIMGIPAAYALSRYNFKGKNFFNSIFLSPVLIPGIVLGFSLLKYLVIYSKLPVYTSLLIGHVIIIMPYIIRVISSSLSSFDYSIEEASMSLGANKIKTFFTVVLPNIRSGVIAAFILAFINSFNNVPISLFLTGPGISTLPIQMLIHVEYNFDPTIAALSVILMAMTALLMFIIEKTLGLAYFAK, encoded by the coding sequence ATGAATAAAAAAAGTACAGGATTAAGAGTATTTGCTTTCTTAGTATATTTCTTTTTGCTAGCACCTTTAGTTATTATATTTGCAACATCTTTTGGCCCTGATAAATCTTTGATATTTCCACCAAAAGGCTTTTCATTAAAGTGGATGGCGAATATATTTAAAATAGAGATGTTTAGAAAGACCTTTTTGATTAGTATGCAGTTATCTATTATTGGCACTATCATAGCTTTAATAATGGGAATTCCTGCAGCCTATGCACTTAGCAGATATAATTTTAAAGGAAAGAACTTCTTTAATAGTATATTTCTATCACCTGTATTAATACCAGGAATAGTCTTAGGGTTTTCACTGCTGAAATATCTAGTTATTTATAGTAAGCTACCTGTTTACACAAGCTTATTGATTGGACATGTGATTATTATAATGCCCTATATCATTAGAGTTATATCTTCTAGCTTGAGCAGCTTTGATTACTCTATAGAAGAGGCTTCCATGAGCTTAGGAGCTAATAAGATAAAGACCTTTTTTACTGTTGTATTGCCTAATATTAGGTCTGGTGTGATTGCAGCATTTATTCTTGCTTTTATTAACTCGTTTAATAATGTTCCGATATCGCTATTTTTAACAGGACCAGGTATTAGCACTTTACCTATACAGATGCTCATTCATGTGGAATATAATTTTGATCCAACAATTGCAGCTTTATCAGTAATTCTCATGGCAATGACAGCCTTATTGATGTTTATTATTGAAAAAACTCTGGGTTTAGCGTATTTTGCCAAATAG
- a CDS encoding ABC transporter permease, which translates to MKKHSFYLLLAPGFLFLLIFAVFPLIMLISGSFTSEGGITLSRYIDFFTDSYYTTILLRTLKLSLISTLVAAALGFPTAYYISKTSINRRGLYIALAVFPMLTSPVVRSFSWMVILGKYGIVNNVLTKIGIIKEPLSLLYNEFSIVVGFVYLFMPLMILSLVGVLENIDKDLVMAAESLGATRFKAFMKVIFPLSVPGLIVGSVLVFTGSLTAYTTPQLLGGTKSRVLATVIYQNAMTLFNWDTAAVVATVMIVVTILVSGIINSFARKLNSRG; encoded by the coding sequence GTGAAAAAACATTCATTTTATTTACTTTTAGCCCCGGGCTTTTTATTTCTGCTTATATTTGCAGTATTTCCGCTCATTATGTTGATTTCAGGCTCATTCACTAGTGAAGGAGGCATTACATTAAGCAGATATATTGATTTCTTTACAGATAGCTACTATACTACTATTTTACTTAGAACCTTAAAGCTATCGTTGATATCGACTTTAGTTGCGGCAGCTTTAGGATTTCCAACTGCCTATTATATTAGCAAGACCAGCATCAATAGAAGAGGACTATATATTGCTCTAGCTGTATTTCCTATGCTAACTAGCCCTGTAGTCAGATCCTTTAGCTGGATGGTTATCCTAGGGAAGTATGGTATAGTAAATAATGTTCTCACTAAGATAGGTATAATAAAGGAGCCTTTATCCTTACTCTATAACGAGTTTTCAATTGTTGTAGGATTTGTATATCTATTTATGCCCCTTATGATTTTATCTTTAGTAGGAGTACTAGAAAATATAGATAAAGATTTAGTAATGGCTGCTGAAAGCTTAGGCGCAACAAGATTTAAAGCCTTTATGAAGGTGATTTTCCCGTTGAGTGTACCAGGATTAATAGTAGGAAGCGTGCTAGTATTTACAGGAAGCTTAACAGCCTATACTACACCTCAGCTGTTAGGTGGTACAAAATCAAGAGTATTAGCAACGGTTATATATCAAAATGCTATGACACTATTTAATTGGGATACTGCAGCAGTTGTGGCAACTGTCATGATTGTAGTCACAATTTTAGTTAGTGGCATAATCAATTCCTTTGCAAGGAAATTAAACTCTAGGGGGTGA
- a CDS encoding nucleoside hydrolase, whose translation MKQVIIDVDTGIDDALALILAVNSEKLNIRGVTTVCGNIPVELATENTLKVLNLLKRHDIEVYEGSNEPKARGIYFKGSIHGENGLAGQLKEAVTKGKNSKHAVDFIIDEINSHPNEISMIMLAPLTNLAKAFEKAPEIKGKVKELYIMGGVVNGPGNESAVAEFNFYIDPESAYEVLHSGVPIKLIGLDVTRKAELFESDLDRIENNSALTQFVMSITKHYIDRVSSGKPIRRCLLHDPLAVAVAIDEDIVGMKDYFVDVEYSSRLCDGQSVCDFNNKYGKKPNAKVALELNRDKFMGMFLQSIMK comes from the coding sequence TTGAAACAAGTCATAATTGATGTAGATACAGGTATAGATGATGCCCTTGCTTTGATTTTAGCTGTTAATAGTGAAAAGCTTAATATTAGAGGTGTTACAACTGTTTGCGGCAATATCCCAGTAGAGCTAGCAACAGAGAACACGCTTAAGGTATTAAATCTACTAAAACGTCATGATATAGAGGTCTATGAAGGCAGCAATGAGCCTAAGGCTAGAGGAATTTACTTTAAGGGGTCAATACATGGAGAGAATGGCTTAGCTGGACAATTGAAGGAAGCTGTTACTAAGGGAAAAAATTCTAAGCATGCTGTTGACTTTATTATAGATGAAATCAATAGTCATCCTAATGAAATATCTATGATAATGCTGGCACCTCTTACAAATCTAGCAAAGGCCTTTGAAAAAGCCCCAGAAATAAAGGGTAAGGTAAAAGAACTCTATATAATGGGGGGAGTAGTAAATGGACCTGGCAATGAAAGTGCCGTAGCTGAATTTAATTTTTATATTGATCCAGAAAGTGCCTATGAGGTGCTTCATAGCGGAGTGCCTATTAAACTAATTGGATTGGATGTAACTAGAAAGGCAGAGCTTTTTGAATCAGATTTAGATAGAATTGAAAACAACTCAGCATTAACTCAGTTTGTCATGAGCATTACAAAGCATTACATAGATAGAGTTTCTTCAGGAAAACCTATTAGAAGATGCTTGCTTCATGATCCGCTTGCTGTTGCTGTGGCTATAGATGAAGATATAGTCGGTATGAAGGACTATTTTGTAGATGTGGAATATTCCAGTAGATTGTGTGATGGACAGAGTGTCTGTGATTTTAATAATAAATATGGGAAAAAACCAAATGCTAAAGTAGCTTTAGAACTAAATAGGGATAAATTCATGGGTATGTTTCTGCAAAGCATTATGAAGTAA
- a CDS encoding LacI family DNA-binding transcriptional regulator: MGINRIARMAGVSTATVSKILNGKDQAISESTRQRVLEIVEREGYIPNAIAKSLKINNTKTIGLIIPDVMNLFFSELAKGVEDSADKRGYSLILCNTDNSTDKEKKYLQVLQSKRVDGIIITAVENSSDTSFENCIAPIVLLDRDIKTNRPVGRIKIDNEKCTYDAVTFLLNKGCTNIGFISSDTVNSLSRSRLEGYMSALKENDIPYDEKIVYLKDYSVEAGYAGALKLIENSEVDGICCGNDLIAIGAIKALKEKNIDIPKDVKIIGLDDIFISSYFNPPITTVKQPIYDMGLEAVNLLIDMIEKRETDLLRVFNHKIIERMST; this comes from the coding sequence ATGGGTATTAATAGAATAGCTAGAATGGCAGGAGTATCAACTGCTACTGTTTCAAAAATACTAAATGGAAAAGACCAAGCTATAAGCGAATCTACGCGGCAGAGGGTTCTGGAAATCGTAGAGAGAGAGGGATATATTCCCAATGCCATAGCCAAAAGCCTTAAGATAAACAACACAAAGACTATAGGGCTGATAATACCTGATGTGATGAATTTGTTTTTTAGTGAATTAGCTAAAGGAGTAGAGGATTCTGCTGACAAGCGAGGCTATTCACTTATACTTTGTAATACGGATAACAGTACTGATAAGGAGAAAAAATATCTTCAGGTACTACAATCAAAAAGAGTAGATGGTATTATCATAACTGCCGTAGAGAATAGCAGTGATACTAGCTTTGAAAACTGCATAGCTCCCATTGTATTACTTGATAGGGATATTAAAACTAATAGACCAGTCGGCAGAATAAAAATAGACAATGAAAAATGTACCTATGATGCAGTCACATTTTTGCTCAATAAGGGATGTACCAATATTGGCTTCATATCTTCAGATACAGTTAATTCTTTGTCACGTTCTCGTCTTGAGGGCTATATGAGTGCATTAAAGGAAAATGACATTCCCTATGACGAAAAGATTGTATACCTTAAGGATTATTCTGTAGAAGCTGGATACGCTGGAGCCTTAAAGCTAATTGAAAATAGTGAAGTTGATGGTATTTGTTGTGGCAACGATCTAATCGCTATTGGAGCTATTAAGGCATTAAAAGAAAAAAACATAGATATTCCCAAGGATGTTAAGATAATCGGACTAGATGATATATTTATAAGCAGCTATTTTAATCCTCCCATAACTACTGTTAAGCAGCCTATATACGATATGGGACTTGAAGCGGTTAATCTGCTGATAGATATGATAGAAAAAAGAGAAACAGATTTATTAAGAGTATTTAATCATAAGATAATTGAAAGGATGAGTACTTAA
- the fsa gene encoding fructose-6-phosphate aldolase: MKLFIDTANIDEIREINDWGVICGVTTNPSLIAKEGRDFKEVIHEITSIVDGPISAEVISLNADGMVEEALELVKIHKNIVIKIPMTKEGLKAVSVLSKKGIKTNVTLIFSASQALLAARAGATYVSPFVGRMDDISNEGIDVIDDIVDIFDLHGIDTEIISASIRHPMHVIQSAKAGAHIATVPYKVFQAMLNHPLTDIGIERFLKDWEGVPK; this comes from the coding sequence TTGAAACTTTTTATTGATACAGCAAATATAGATGAAATAAGAGAAATAAACGACTGGGGAGTAATATGTGGAGTAACTACAAACCCATCACTTATTGCAAAGGAAGGCAGAGATTTTAAAGAGGTAATTCACGAAATAACCAGCATAGTAGACGGACCTATTAGTGCAGAGGTTATAAGCCTAAATGCTGATGGGATGGTGGAAGAAGCATTAGAATTAGTTAAAATTCACAAAAATATAGTCATAAAGATTCCAATGACAAAGGAAGGCTTAAAGGCAGTCAGTGTACTTAGCAAAAAGGGAATCAAAACTAATGTAACTCTTATATTCTCTGCAAGTCAGGCACTTCTTGCAGCAAGGGCAGGTGCCACATATGTAAGCCCATTTGTAGGGAGAATGGATGACATAAGCAACGAAGGTATAGACGTAATAGATGATATAGTCGATATCTTTGATTTACATGGAATAGATACAGAGATAATATCTGCGAGCATAAGACATCCAATGCATGTAATTCAATCTGCAAAGGCAGGTGCTCATATAGCTACAGTGCCATATAAGGTATTTCAAGCTATGCTAAATCATCCTTTGACTGATATAGGTATAGAAAGGTTTTTAAAGGACTGGGAAGGTGTACCAAAATAA
- a CDS encoding class II fructose-1,6-bisphosphate aldolase: MLVSGNEVLQHAHKNGYAVGAFNVNNMEIVQAIVAAAEETNSPVILQASQGGLKYAGVEYIAKMAQIAAYNAKVPVVIHLDHGTDFVQIMQCIRHGFTSVMIDGSKHDLDGNIAVTKKIIELAHAVGVSVEAELGKIGGTEDDVTVSDREATFTDVDEADRFVRETGVDSLAIAIGTAHGPYKGEPKLDFDRLKAIKERLNMPIVLHGSSGVPEESIKKAVSLGVNKINIDTDIRMAFSNAVREVVTNNPKEYDPRKLLDPARKAMQKIIAEKMIMFGSAGRA; this comes from the coding sequence ATGCTAGTATCAGGAAATGAAGTTCTTCAACACGCACATAAAAATGGATATGCTGTAGGTGCTTTCAATGTGAATAATATGGAGATAGTTCAGGCTATTGTTGCAGCAGCAGAGGAAACAAACTCACCAGTTATTCTTCAAGCTAGTCAAGGTGGACTCAAATATGCAGGAGTTGAATATATTGCTAAAATGGCTCAGATAGCTGCATATAATGCGAAGGTTCCAGTAGTTATACATTTAGATCACGGGACAGATTTTGTTCAGATAATGCAATGTATTAGACATGGTTTTACTTCAGTTATGATAGATGGCTCTAAACATGACCTAGATGGAAATATTGCAGTTACTAAAAAGATAATTGAGCTTGCCCATGCTGTAGGAGTTTCTGTTGAGGCTGAGCTTGGGAAAATAGGCGGAACAGAAGATGATGTTACAGTATCAGATAGAGAAGCTACTTTTACAGATGTAGATGAAGCCGATAGATTTGTTAGAGAAACAGGAGTAGATTCATTAGCCATAGCAATAGGCACTGCTCATGGACCATATAAGGGAGAGCCTAAGCTAGACTTTGATAGACTAAAGGCCATAAAAGAAAGATTGAATATGCCTATAGTACTTCACGGCTCATCAGGAGTTCCTGAGGAAAGCATTAAAAAAGCAGTAAGCCTTGGTGTAAATAAAATAAATATAGATACAGATATTAGAATGGCTTTTTCTAATGCAGTAAGAGAAGTCGTAACAAATAATCCTAAAGAATATGACCCTAGAAAGCTTTTAGATCCAGCAAGAAAAGCTATGCAGAAGATTATTGCAGAAAAGATGATAATGTTTGGCTCAGCAGGCAGAGCGTAA